A stretch of the Medicago truncatula cultivar Jemalong A17 chromosome 5, MtrunA17r5.0-ANR, whole genome shotgun sequence genome encodes the following:
- the LOC11407021 gene encoding putative F-box protein At3g17620, translated as MSGFRRNNVHNRSPTGDFNQIPADDYNRSPANVSHSKPDLKHPYPPELLKNRNRDHVVGPPYALTHKLMDKVSALLEKQGKVLRDSGKHVQEIIQALLHNDKNHDKTATYLDCVNGILCIISKTVVVFWNPAPEKVKVIPPSQLEFSYGIMDHGFDYDHVRDDYKLIQYVDVVECHDPLWEIYSLKSDSWRKMDIDMPIRINFDNVCLNGICHWLGEANDNYDIVVVSFQLGNEVCFVTPLSFLEDMEYDIDDVNLQVLNEPVAVIVNHIETKSFHISILGEIGVGESWFRLFDIGPLSCIMRPIIVWNKGNIVVGKDDQLVCFDLTTGVIEEIDVKAEQFCHIFIYKKNLLPFGVIDN; from the exons ATGAGTGGCTTCCGTAGAAACAACGTCCATAACCGCAGCCCTACCGGCGACTTTAACCAAATCCCTGCCGACGACTATAACCGGAGCCCTGCCAATGTCTCTCATTCCAAACCTGACCTTAAACACCCTTACCCTCCCGAATTACTCAAAAATCGCAACCGTGACCACGTTGTTGGGCCTCCTTACGCTCTCACCCACAAGTTGATGGATAAAGTTTCTGCGCTCCTTGAGAAGCAAGGGAAAGTGCTGAGGGATTCAGGAAAGCATGTGCAAGAAATAATTCAAGCTCTTCTACATAATGATAAGAATCATGATAAAACGGCAACATATCTAG ATTGTGTTAACGGCATTCTTTGTATCATCAGCAAGACTGTAGTTGTATTTTGGAATCCTGCTCCTGAAAAAGTTAAGGTCATTCCTCCTTCTCAACTTGAGTTTTCCTATGGAATTATGGATCATGGATTTGACTATGACCATGTTAGGGATGACTATAAGCTCATCCAATATGTGGATGTTGTGGAGTGTCATGACCCTTTATGGGAGATATATAGTCTAAAAAGTGATTCATGGAGGAAAATGGATATTGATATGCCAATTCGTATAAATTTTGATAATGTGTGCTTGAATGGGATCTGTCATTGGTTGGGGGAAGCAAATGATAACTATGATATAGTTGTTGTGTCATTTCAATTGGGCAATGAGGTGTGCTTTGTTACACCTTTATCCTTTTTAGAAGACATGGAATATGATATTGACGATGTAAACCTACAAGTGTTAAATGAGCCAGTTGCTGTGATAGTGAATCATATAGAGACAAAGTCTTTTCACATATCAATCTTGGGTGAAATTGGTGTCGGTGAATCATGGTTTAGACTCTTCGATATTGGACCTTTGTCTTGCATTATGCGTCCTATCATAGTATGGAACAAGGGCAATATAGTTGTTGGAAAAGATGATCAActagtttgttttgatttaactACCGGAGTGATTGAGGAGATTGATGTTAAAGCAGAACAGTTTTGCCATATTTTCATTTACAAGAAAAATCTTCTTCCATTTGGAGTTATAGACAATTAA